One Thalassotalea sediminis DNA segment encodes these proteins:
- a CDS encoding tetratricopeptide repeat-containing sulfotransferase family protein encodes MNHQEIANQVLADIKNQNKVSALAHLSTLIDENAELGKLWGSLARLALSIGEIEIALTCADNYLADDKNDLSKCIQVASVYAETGRFEKALALLSPFTKKVDNISLHHILSTIYSQIGDKDNALYHSRKALMKNPLLGITWLNLAALKRFTPNDKELETLRAMEERITGKDVQNDIPYWYAFGKALLDIGESEAAFEKFAKGASLMQSQTNFNIASHKQMIDNIINVQTTDAFSALPDVLPTQGKGLIFIVGLPRSGTTLLQQLLTCHPEIDAGGESNNLAIAVAPVNRQLVNDLSTISDKTWQEIAKEYQQLMRQRFPSNNHIIDKSFNINQHLGLLSYLYPAATFIHINRKKAENAWSCFRTYFSQGITWSNSIAEIKEYFECDQKLLTHWKSFLSKRINEINYEDLITDPKATLTKVCNAIGIEYDEAFTNFHMNPHPVQTASVGQVRGPLTRASITMPEELLKHFNDFE; translated from the coding sequence TTGAACCACCAAGAAATAGCTAACCAAGTGTTAGCTGATATAAAAAACCAAAATAAGGTATCCGCCCTAGCCCATTTATCAACCTTAATTGATGAAAATGCAGAGTTAGGAAAACTATGGGGAAGTCTAGCACGCCTTGCTCTTTCAATTGGTGAAATAGAAATCGCATTAACCTGTGCTGATAACTATTTAGCCGACGACAAAAACGATTTATCGAAATGTATCCAAGTTGCTAGTGTTTACGCCGAAACCGGTCGTTTTGAAAAAGCATTGGCCTTATTGTCCCCTTTCACAAAGAAAGTCGATAATATCTCTTTACATCATATTTTAAGCACCATTTATAGCCAAATAGGTGATAAAGATAATGCTCTATATCATAGCCGTAAAGCCCTAATGAAAAATCCTTTACTAGGAATTACTTGGTTAAATCTTGCGGCATTAAAGCGATTTACTCCAAATGATAAAGAACTAGAAACTTTACGCGCCATGGAAGAAAGGATTACGGGCAAAGATGTACAAAACGATATTCCTTATTGGTACGCTTTTGGTAAGGCACTTCTAGATATAGGAGAAAGTGAAGCAGCTTTTGAAAAATTTGCCAAAGGCGCTAGTCTTATGCAAAGTCAAACAAACTTTAATATAGCTAGCCACAAGCAAATGATAGACAATATCATCAACGTGCAAACTACAGATGCTTTTAGTGCTTTACCTGACGTGTTACCTACGCAAGGTAAAGGATTAATTTTTATTGTCGGTCTGCCAAGAAGTGGCACTACGCTTTTACAGCAACTGTTAACATGCCACCCTGAAATCGATGCGGGTGGGGAAAGTAACAACCTAGCTATTGCAGTTGCTCCAGTGAACCGTCAATTAGTCAATGATCTGTCAACAATTTCTGATAAAACTTGGCAGGAAATCGCCAAAGAATACCAACAGTTAATGAGACAACGATTTCCTTCTAACAACCACATTATCGATAAATCCTTTAACATTAACCAACACTTAGGGTTACTCAGCTATTTATACCCTGCAGCAACCTTTATTCATATCAATCGCAAAAAAGCAGAAAACGCGTGGTCTTGTTTTAGAACTTATTTTAGCCAAGGCATCACATGGAGTAATTCGATTGCTGAAATAAAAGAATACTTTGAATGCGATCAAAAACTATTAACCCATTGGAAATCGTTTTTATCGAAGAGGATAAACGAAATAAATTATGAGGATCTGATTACGGATCCAAAAGCGACATTGACAAAAGTTTGTAATGCCATTGGGATAGAATATGATGAAGCGTTTACCAACTTTCATATGAATCCACACCCAGTTCAAACCGCTAGTGTGGGTCAAGTAAGAGGGCCGCTTACCCGAGCGTCAATTACTATGCCGGAAGAATTATTAAAGCATTTTAACGACTTTGAATAA
- the hslO gene encoding Hsp33 family molecular chaperone HslO → MPTDELNRYLFDDLHVRGELVQISTTYQNIIKGHNYPDGVKKLLGELIAVTSLLTATLKIEGEIAVQLQGDGPADYFAVNANHNQEIRAIAKVSETASGSGLRDLVGKGNMIITIRPEVGEAYQGVVALEHDNLADCIAHYFEVSEQIPTKIWLFYNKDSEQIAGSLIQLLPDSGDKEQQMNDFDHLCQITATIKDDEIFSLDAQTLLYRLYHQEKVRLFEPQPVTNTCGCSEEKCLNAISQLGQQEIESILAEQGKVSMTCDYCLTTYAFDHSHFAELFNLTKH, encoded by the coding sequence ATTCCCACTGATGAATTAAATAGATACTTATTCGATGATTTACACGTTCGTGGTGAACTTGTACAGATAAGTACTACTTACCAAAATATTATAAAAGGTCATAACTATCCTGATGGTGTTAAAAAACTTTTAGGTGAGTTAATTGCAGTAACAAGTCTATTAACGGCCACACTTAAAATTGAAGGTGAAATTGCTGTACAGCTTCAAGGTGACGGACCCGCTGATTATTTTGCGGTCAATGCAAATCATAATCAGGAAATAAGAGCTATTGCGAAAGTCAGTGAGACTGCGTCAGGCTCAGGGCTAAGAGATCTTGTTGGCAAAGGGAATATGATTATCACCATAAGGCCAGAAGTAGGTGAAGCCTATCAAGGTGTCGTTGCATTGGAACATGATAACCTTGCCGATTGTATTGCACATTATTTTGAAGTTTCAGAACAAATACCTACAAAAATTTGGTTATTTTATAACAAAGATTCTGAACAAATCGCTGGTTCACTAATACAACTATTGCCTGACAGTGGAGATAAAGAACAACAAATGAATGATTTTGACCATTTGTGTCAAATTACAGCGACCATCAAAGACGATGAGATATTTTCTTTAGATGCTCAAACCCTTCTATACCGCTTGTATCATCAGGAGAAGGTAAGGTTATTTGAACCTCAGCCAGTAACCAATACCTGTGGTTGTTCAGAGGAAAAGTGTTTAAACGCCATTTCACAATTAGGGCAACAAGAAATAGAAAGTATTCTTGCTGAGCAAGGCAAAGTTAGTATGACTTGTGATTACTGCCTAACGACCTATGCTTTTGATCATTCACACTTTGCTGAGTTATTTAATCTAACAAAACATTAA
- the gspF gene encoding type II secretion system inner membrane protein GspF, which yields MAAFEYQAVDRNGKLKKGIIEGDTARHVRSLLRDQGLMPTEVTASIKKNKQQQKTTSFSRSKKVSASELAILTRQLATLVESGLPLEEALLAVAEQSEKDVTKSLLMTVRTKVTEGYSLAESMAEYPQVFNYLFRAMVAAGEKSGHLDKVLNRLADYTEQRQRLRSQMIQALVYPAIMTVVAIGVIVVLLTSVVPKIVSQFDDVGANLPQSTKILIATSEFLQNYGFYLLIIFIVLLFIGFQMMKKAHIKYSVHEKLLTLPGIGKVARGVNTARFARTLSILTASAVPLLESMSIAGEVLGNLYIKDKVKQAAIKVREGSSLRLSLEQTQLFPPMMLHMIASGEKSGQLEHMLGRAADNQDREFEALVNISLKAFEPAIMVTMAGIVLFIVMAILQPILKMNTLIGI from the coding sequence ATGGCTGCATTTGAATATCAAGCGGTTGATCGCAATGGTAAACTTAAAAAAGGTATCATTGAAGGGGACACTGCGCGTCATGTCCGCTCGCTATTGCGCGATCAAGGGTTGATGCCTACAGAAGTTACAGCAAGCATAAAGAAAAATAAACAGCAGCAAAAAACCACCTCTTTTTCACGGAGTAAAAAAGTTTCTGCAAGTGAACTTGCCATTTTAACGCGCCAACTTGCAACGCTTGTAGAGTCAGGTTTACCGCTAGAAGAAGCGTTATTGGCGGTTGCTGAACAATCTGAGAAAGATGTCACTAAAAGTTTACTGATGACTGTACGCACAAAAGTGACAGAAGGTTATAGTCTGGCTGAAAGTATGGCTGAATACCCCCAAGTGTTTAATTATCTTTTCAGAGCCATGGTTGCTGCCGGTGAAAAATCTGGTCATTTAGATAAAGTACTAAATAGACTTGCAGACTATACAGAGCAACGTCAGCGGTTGCGCTCACAAATGATTCAAGCCTTGGTGTATCCAGCCATAATGACGGTAGTAGCAATAGGGGTTATCGTTGTGTTATTAACCTCTGTTGTGCCGAAAATCGTGAGTCAGTTTGATGATGTAGGCGCAAATTTGCCGCAGTCGACAAAAATTTTGATTGCAACAAGTGAATTTTTACAAAATTATGGTTTTTATCTTCTGATCATTTTTATTGTGTTGTTATTTATTGGGTTTCAGATGATGAAAAAAGCACATATTAAATACTCAGTTCATGAAAAACTTTTAACATTACCGGGAATAGGAAAGGTGGCGCGAGGTGTTAATACTGCCCGTTTTGCACGTACCTTAAGTATTCTTACTGCCAGTGCAGTACCACTATTAGAGAGTATGAGCATTGCCGGCGAAGTGTTAGGCAATCTCTATATTAAAGACAAAGTTAAACAAGCAGCTATCAAAGTGCGCGAAGGTAGTAGTTTGCGACTGTCACTAGAACAAACACAGTTATTTCCTCCGATGATGTTACACATGATTGCGAGTGGAGAAAAAAGTGGTCAGCTTGAACATATGCTTGGTCGAGCCGCAGATAACCAAGATCGCGAGTTTGAAGCCTTGGTAAATATTTCATTGAAAGCGTTTGAGCCTGCCATTATGGTGACAATGGCAGGTATTGTATTGTTTATTGTGATGGCTATATTGCAGCCAATCTTAAAAATGAACACATTAATTGGAATTTAG
- a CDS encoding DUF3016 domain-containing protein, with product MYRKLILLCTTLLSYSAFAGNVQVFWENPENYTDIIAGTENKHTYQEEVFAAFEQHFIKLAKKLPDDKTLYVSVKDLDLAGAVTYVNSHRIRVVKEEMPPRIEFSFQLIDVDNKLLASRGVSLYTPNFKFTRSLKFNKPYYHDFELITDWFENTFKPIIEK from the coding sequence ATGTATAGAAAGCTAATTTTGTTATGCACTACTTTATTAAGTTACAGTGCCTTTGCGGGTAATGTGCAAGTTTTTTGGGAAAATCCGGAAAACTATACAGATATTATTGCAGGTACAGAAAACAAACATACCTATCAAGAAGAAGTTTTCGCAGCATTCGAACAGCATTTTATTAAGCTTGCTAAAAAGCTACCAGATGATAAAACATTATATGTAAGCGTAAAAGACTTAGATCTCGCTGGTGCCGTTACTTATGTAAATAGTCATAGAATAAGGGTCGTAAAAGAGGAAATGCCGCCTAGAATTGAGTTTAGTTTTCAGTTGATTGATGTTGATAACAAGTTGTTAGCATCACGGGGGGTAAGCCTATACACACCAAACTTTAAATTCACTAGATCTTTAAAATTTAATAAGCCTTACTATCACGACTTTGAATTAATCACAGACTGGTTTGAAAATACCTTTAAGCCTATTATTGAAAAGTAA
- the gspH gene encoding type II secretion system minor pseudopilin GspH: MMFRPSRYSTVKGFTLIEILMVIVVIGFMVAAVQISFISNKYEQRVNQEAERFTGVFNLAADHGLLNNIELGLHVTENSYQFLGYDGTRWVTLPNVQELEQYKLPEGVSITLSFDGLAPEQNSTLIDRELFTVDDETLDAMEEALEEGDKLIIPQVYLLTGGEITPFIATFSSVDNTQEPYSIDVVGQYSAPISIQVSNTERENP, from the coding sequence ATGATGTTCAGACCTTCGCGCTATTCAACAGTTAAAGGCTTTACGCTTATTGAAATTCTGATGGTAATTGTGGTGATCGGTTTTATGGTCGCTGCAGTTCAAATTAGTTTTATCTCGAATAAGTACGAACAACGTGTGAATCAAGAAGCGGAAAGGTTTACCGGTGTCTTTAATTTAGCGGCCGATCATGGGTTATTGAATAACATTGAATTGGGGTTGCATGTAACTGAAAATTCGTATCAATTCCTTGGGTATGATGGTACACGTTGGGTTACGCTACCTAATGTTCAGGAGCTTGAACAATATAAACTTCCTGAAGGTGTATCTATAACGTTATCGTTTGATGGCCTCGCTCCTGAACAAAATAGTACGTTGATTGATAGAGAGTTATTCACCGTAGATGATGAGACACTCGACGCAATGGAAGAAGCGTTGGAGGAAGGAGATAAACTGATCATTCCTCAAGTTTACCTATTAACTGGCGGTGAAATTACCCCCTTTATCGCTACATTTTCTAGCGTTGATAATACGCAGGAGCCATACAGCATTGATGTGGTTGGCCAATATAGCGCTCCCATTTCAATACAAGTTTCAAATACTGAACGAGAAAACCCGTGA
- the gspG gene encoding type II secretion system major pseudopilin GspG, translating into MKKVSGFTLLEVMIVLVIIGIIASMVVPNLMGSQDTAQKQKAVIDIGTLESALTLYRSQNYDYPTTEQGLEALVEQTNIEPVPRRFQEGGYIKRLPLDPWGNDYQLLNPGEHGKMDVFSMGPDGEAGTDDDIGNWNLGDFQ; encoded by the coding sequence ATGAAAAAAGTCTCAGGTTTTACATTACTGGAAGTAATGATTGTATTAGTTATTATCGGTATTATTGCAAGTATGGTTGTGCCAAACCTTATGGGAAGTCAAGACACAGCTCAAAAGCAAAAAGCCGTGATTGATATTGGTACTTTGGAATCTGCGTTGACGTTATATCGTTCACAAAATTACGACTACCCCACAACAGAACAAGGCTTAGAAGCTTTAGTTGAACAAACGAATATTGAGCCTGTGCCTCGTCGCTTTCAAGAAGGCGGATATATTAAACGTTTACCATTAGACCCATGGGGCAATGATTATCAGCTATTGAACCCTGGCGAGCACGGTAAAATGGATGTTTTTTCAATGGGACCTGATGGTGAAGCGGGTACCGATGATGATATTGGTAATTGGAATCTTGGCGACTTTCAATAG
- the gspE gene encoding type II secretion system ATPase GspE: MSDSSLDSISDSASAETNVVANETLTFAQLPFGFAKRHSVLVSKDGDDVTLYCVESVSEHVLLEVRRVIQQRFELVFLSPEQFEMRLTNAYQRDSSEAKQMMEDIGNEVDLYSITDELIETEDLLENEDDAPIIKMINAMLSEAIKESASDIHIETFEQSLQIRFRIDGVLREVLKPNRKLASLLVSRIKVMAKLDIAEKRIPQDGRISLRIAGRAVDVRVSTMPTGHGERVVLRLLDKNAARLDLQDLGMTNDNRLKFSQLIDKPHGIILVTGPTGSGKSTTLYAGLSQIDSRERNVLTVEDPIEYAIEGIGQTQVNTKVDMTFARGLRAILRQDPDVVMVGEIRDLETAQIGVQASLTGHLVLSTLHTNTAAGALTRMEDMGVESFLLSSSLLGVLAQRLVRTLCPHCKEAHLADDEELKLLGLPQTEQCTIYRAKGCSECNFKGYKGRTGIHELLLVDEKVREFIHNGKGEQEIERYVRQHTPSIRRDGFDKVVAGITTLEEVLRVTRED; encoded by the coding sequence ATGAGTGATTCTTCTCTTGATTCAATAAGCGATAGTGCTTCAGCAGAAACAAACGTTGTAGCTAATGAAACGTTAACGTTTGCGCAATTACCATTTGGCTTTGCTAAGCGCCATAGCGTGTTAGTTAGTAAAGATGGGGATGATGTTACCTTGTATTGTGTTGAAAGCGTTAGCGAGCATGTATTACTCGAAGTAAGAAGGGTGATACAGCAACGCTTTGAACTGGTTTTTTTATCGCCAGAGCAATTTGAGATGCGTTTAACCAATGCGTATCAGCGTGATTCATCTGAAGCAAAGCAAATGATGGAAGATATCGGTAATGAAGTTGACTTGTACTCCATTACTGATGAGTTAATTGAAACCGAAGACTTGTTAGAAAATGAAGATGATGCACCCATTATCAAGATGATTAATGCGATGCTGAGTGAAGCAATCAAAGAAAGTGCATCAGATATTCATATTGAAACTTTTGAACAATCTTTACAAATTCGCTTTAGAATCGATGGCGTATTACGTGAAGTTTTGAAACCTAACCGTAAGTTAGCTTCGTTGTTAGTCTCCCGTATTAAGGTTATGGCTAAACTAGATATTGCTGAAAAGCGTATTCCACAAGATGGACGAATTTCGTTACGTATAGCAGGTAGAGCAGTAGATGTTCGTGTGTCTACAATGCCAACAGGGCACGGTGAACGTGTTGTCTTGCGTTTATTAGATAAAAATGCGGCGAGATTAGACTTACAAGACTTAGGGATGACAAACGATAATCGTCTTAAATTTTCGCAGTTAATCGATAAGCCTCACGGCATTATTTTAGTAACAGGACCTACGGGGTCAGGTAAATCAACAACCTTGTATGCCGGACTCAGTCAAATTGATAGTAGAGAACGAAATGTTCTTACCGTTGAAGATCCCATTGAATATGCCATTGAAGGCATTGGGCAAACTCAAGTTAACACGAAAGTTGATATGACGTTTGCGCGTGGGCTAAGAGCTATTTTGAGACAAGATCCTGATGTTGTCATGGTTGGTGAAATTCGCGATTTAGAAACAGCACAAATCGGTGTTCAAGCCAGTCTTACTGGACACCTCGTGTTATCAACATTACACACAAATACTGCGGCGGGCGCTTTAACGCGTATGGAAGATATGGGTGTTGAATCATTTTTACTTTCTTCCAGTTTGTTAGGTGTGTTAGCGCAACGACTAGTGCGTACTCTTTGCCCTCATTGTAAAGAAGCACATTTAGCCGATGATGAAGAACTAAAATTATTAGGTCTACCACAGACAGAACAATGCACTATTTACAGAGCGAAAGGATGTAGTGAGTGCAATTTTAAGGGATATAAAGGTAGAACCGGTATTCATGAGTTATTACTTGTAGACGAAAAAGTACGTGAGTTTATTCATAACGGTAAAGGTGAACAAGAAATTGAGCGCTATGTACGCCAACATACTCCTAGTATTCGTCGAGATGGATTTGATAAAGTCGTTGCAGGTATAACGACGTTAGAAGAAGTGCTACGTGTTACTAGGGAAGATTAA
- the gspI gene encoding type II secretion system minor pseudopilin GspI has product MHGVHNISKAIGFTLVEVLLALSVFALAGVALLSTSETHFSSLNYIEDNMVAQWVASNQLVDASLDRQWPPKNKQGSVEQAGREWHWQQKVVATTDKDMRAITIEVRAQKKAASPLASLTTYVAKESR; this is encoded by the coding sequence ATGCATGGTGTACATAACATAAGCAAAGCAATAGGTTTTACTTTGGTTGAAGTATTACTTGCGTTGTCTGTGTTTGCTCTTGCTGGCGTAGCATTGTTGAGTACCTCTGAAACACACTTTTCTAGTCTAAATTACATAGAAGATAATATGGTGGCACAGTGGGTCGCTTCTAACCAATTGGTTGATGCGTCTTTAGATCGTCAATGGCCACCAAAAAATAAACAAGGGAGCGTTGAGCAGGCAGGTAGAGAATGGCATTGGCAACAGAAAGTCGTTGCTACAACTGATAAAGATATGCGAGCGATCACCATTGAAGTGAGAGCGCAAAAGAAAGCAGCATCTCCATTGGCGAGTTTAACGACTTATGTTGCAAAGGAAAGCCGTTGA
- the gspD gene encoding type II secretion system secretin GspD: MVFATICLFNGLLFSAQSASAAQYSPNFKGTDLTEFINIVGKNLKKTMIVDPNVRGKVNVRSYDLLNEDQYYQFFLNVLEVYGFAAIEMDNNIVKIIKNKKARSEATPLVDDENPGVGDEMVTRVVEVKNVTVRELSPLLRQMSDQAGGGTVVNYDPANVFIMTGTAAVVNRLANIIRRVDRAGDQYEQIIRLEHASAGEMVRIVEALNKSSSGKAGTPSFLIPKIVADERTNSVIVSGEKQARDRVAKLVSRLDSELETNGNTRVYYLKYSKAEDLVDVLTGVSESIEAEENGPKTNSRNQKKRNISIEAHADTNTLVITAQPDMLRSLEAVIRQLDVRRAQVLVEAIIVEVFESDGVNLGVQWYHENGGATQFTNGTVPITAVGAAAEAARGEPGTTVTTIDGNGNPVTTTNPDTDGDYSLIAKLLGTVNGMMFGLVKDDWGAIVQAVSADTNSNILATPSITTLDNEEAHFLVGQEVPIITGSTTGNNNSNPFQTVDRQEVGIKLKVTPQVNEGSGVQLTIEQEVSSVSGSTGVDISINKREIKTTVLADNGATVILGGLIDEDVQESVQKVPLLGDIPIIGHLFKSTNNSKRKRNLMVFLRPTVIRDGKLMNDISKDKYNYIRADELRKQEEGLSLMKDEKLPLLPKWNDELSLPPTFDEYMNQKDAKQNSAKKKVQ; encoded by the coding sequence ATGGTATTCGCAACTATTTGTCTTTTTAACGGATTACTTTTTAGCGCCCAATCCGCGTCAGCCGCACAGTATTCGCCGAATTTCAAAGGAACAGATTTAACGGAATTTATCAATATTGTTGGTAAAAACTTGAAGAAAACCATGATCGTTGACCCAAATGTTCGTGGTAAAGTTAATGTCCGTAGTTATGATTTATTGAATGAAGATCAATATTACCAATTTTTTCTAAATGTATTGGAAGTATATGGCTTTGCGGCTATTGAAATGGACAATAACATAGTAAAAATTATTAAAAATAAGAAAGCAAGATCTGAAGCAACGCCGTTAGTTGATGACGAAAATCCAGGTGTTGGCGATGAAATGGTCACGCGCGTTGTTGAAGTGAAAAATGTTACAGTTCGTGAGCTATCGCCATTACTACGTCAAATGTCTGATCAGGCTGGCGGTGGTACCGTTGTAAATTATGATCCCGCCAATGTCTTCATTATGACGGGTACGGCAGCGGTGGTTAATCGATTAGCGAACATTATTAGACGTGTAGATCGTGCAGGCGATCAATATGAACAAATTATTCGCTTAGAGCATGCTTCTGCTGGCGAAATGGTGCGGATTGTAGAAGCATTAAATAAATCAAGCTCAGGTAAAGCGGGTACACCGAGTTTCTTGATCCCTAAAATTGTTGCCGACGAGCGAACCAACAGTGTTATTGTCAGCGGTGAAAAACAAGCTCGTGACCGGGTAGCTAAACTTGTATCGCGTTTAGATAGCGAATTAGAAACGAACGGTAATACACGTGTCTATTATCTTAAGTATTCAAAAGCTGAAGATTTAGTTGATGTACTAACAGGCGTTAGTGAGTCTATAGAAGCAGAAGAAAATGGGCCTAAAACGAATAGTCGTAATCAGAAAAAACGTAACATTAGTATTGAGGCGCACGCTGATACTAATACCTTGGTGATTACCGCTCAACCAGATATGTTAAGATCTTTGGAAGCGGTAATACGCCAGTTAGACGTAAGGCGTGCACAAGTATTAGTTGAAGCGATTATCGTGGAAGTGTTTGAAAGTGATGGCGTTAACTTGGGTGTTCAGTGGTATCATGAAAATGGTGGAGCAACGCAATTTACCAATGGTACGGTGCCAATAACGGCTGTTGGTGCAGCAGCAGAAGCGGCGAGAGGTGAACCAGGCACTACAGTGACTACCATCGATGGTAATGGTAACCCAGTAACTACCACCAACCCTGATACTGACGGCGATTACAGCTTGATCGCCAAACTTTTAGGTACTGTAAACGGTATGATGTTTGGCTTGGTTAAAGATGACTGGGGGGCAATTGTACAAGCAGTAAGTGCTGACACAAATTCTAATATATTGGCAACACCAAGTATCACTACGCTTGATAACGAAGAAGCGCACTTCTTAGTTGGGCAAGAAGTTCCAATTATCACTGGTTCAACAACCGGTAATAACAATAGTAATCCTTTCCAAACCGTTGATCGTCAAGAAGTCGGTATTAAGTTAAAAGTAACACCTCAAGTTAATGAAGGCTCCGGTGTGCAATTAACCATTGAACAAGAAGTTTCGTCAGTAAGTGGTTCAACGGGCGTTGATATTTCAATCAATAAACGTGAAATTAAAACCACTGTTTTAGCGGATAATGGTGCAACTGTTATTTTAGGCGGTCTTATCGATGAAGACGTACAAGAAAGCGTACAGAAGGTGCCACTGCTAGGTGATATTCCAATTATTGGTCATCTTTTTAAATCTACCAATAACTCCAAACGTAAAAGAAACTTGATGGTGTTCTTGCGCCCAACGGTGATCCGAGATGGTAAGCTAATGAACGATATCAGTAAGGACAAATATAACTATATTCGTGCTGATGAATTACGTAAGCAAGAAGAAGGTTTATCGTTAATGAAAGATGAAAAGCTTCCTCTATTACCTAAATGGAATGATGAGTTATCGTTACCGCCTACGTTTGACGAGTACATGAATCAGAAAGACGCGAAGCAAAACAGTGCCAAGAAAAAAGTGCAATAA
- the hslR gene encoding ribosome-associated heat shock protein Hsp15 produces the protein MKQSKNTSESENIRLDKWLWAARFYKTRAIAKQMIDGGKVFYNGQRSKSGKFVSIGDTVRVRQGYDDKEVTIVALADKRRDATFAQTLYEETTDSVESREKTALARKQGLLFNPGTDTKPDKKQRRQIRQLKERI, from the coding sequence ATGAAACAAAGTAAAAATACTTCTGAGTCTGAAAACATTCGGTTAGATAAGTGGCTCTGGGCGGCGCGATTTTATAAAACACGTGCGATTGCAAAACAGATGATCGACGGGGGCAAAGTATTTTATAATGGCCAACGTTCAAAGTCGGGGAAGTTTGTCTCCATAGGCGATACCGTTAGAGTACGTCAAGGCTATGATGATAAAGAGGTCACAATTGTGGCACTTGCCGATAAACGCAGAGACGCAACATTTGCGCAAACCTTGTATGAAGAAACAACCGACAGTGTTGAATCCAGAGAAAAAACCGCATTAGCGCGCAAACAAGGGCTGCTATTTAATCCAGGTACAGATACTAAACCCGACAAAAAACAGCGTAGACAAATTAGACAATTGAAAGAAAGGATATAA
- the gspC gene encoding type II secretion system protein GspC: protein MLIPTDLSSFQHFVSRVPQKKVATLTGGILLCYIAYILAHFTWQLLPTTNDINAHNINYVSAPINSSKQIDLNELKQLNLFGEKDVTVKPVPVQVQDAPETKLRLTLSGTVASTEKSTAAAIIEHNGKQETYGIGDKITGTRATLESVASDRVIIKQSGRLETLMLDGFKYSKVGESRFNASEKTVQGPVSIVTVDQRDNEDLSETAMQLQQDINSDPGKIFDYLTVSPKRVNGEIVGYQLTPGNDGTFFKASGLKAGDIAVQMNGFDLSLPNEAAQAVQALKEETEVSLLIDRNGSLTEILFSIQ from the coding sequence ATGCTTATACCGACAGATTTATCGTCGTTTCAACATTTTGTTAGCCGTGTGCCTCAGAAGAAAGTCGCAACTTTAACCGGCGGTATATTGCTGTGTTACATCGCTTATATTTTAGCACATTTTACTTGGCAACTTTTACCTACCACAAATGATATTAATGCGCATAATATCAATTATGTAAGTGCTCCAATAAACAGTAGTAAGCAAATTGATCTGAACGAATTGAAACAACTTAATTTGTTTGGTGAAAAAGATGTGACGGTAAAGCCTGTGCCTGTGCAAGTACAAGATGCTCCTGAAACCAAGTTACGATTAACCTTATCCGGTACCGTCGCTAGTACAGAGAAAAGCACTGCCGCAGCAATTATTGAGCATAATGGCAAACAAGAAACTTATGGGATTGGAGATAAAATCACAGGTACTCGTGCTACGCTAGAGTCAGTTGCAAGTGATCGCGTTATTATTAAACAATCTGGTCGTTTAGAAACGTTGATGTTAGACGGATTTAAATATAGCAAAGTGGGTGAAAGTCGCTTTAATGCATCTGAAAAAACTGTTCAAGGGCCAGTGTCAATTGTGACCGTTGATCAACGAGATAACGAAGATTTGTCTGAAACAGCAATGCAGCTTCAACAAGATATAAACAGTGATCCTGGTAAGATATTTGATTACTTAACAGTTAGCCCCAAACGAGTGAATGGGGAAATCGTTGGTTATCAATTAACCCCAGGCAATGATGGAACTTTTTTTAAAGCATCAGGGCTCAAAGCGGGTGATATAGCAGTACAAATGAATGGATTTGATTTATCGCTTCCTAATGAAGCTGCGCAAGCAGTTCAGGCTTTGAAAGAAGAAACAGAAGTGTCGTTACTTATAGACCGTAACGGTTCACTAACAGAAATTTTATTTAGTATTCAATAA